The following coding sequences are from one Niveibacterium umoris window:
- a CDS encoding potassium-transporting ATPase subunit F, with the protein MSALHFIALGLVIALVIYLVLVLFNPEDYS; encoded by the coding sequence ATGAGCGCGCTCCACTTCATCGCCCTGGGGCTGGTGATCGCACTGGTGATCTACCTGGTGCTGGTGCTCTTCAATCCGGAGGACTACTCATGA
- the kdpA gene encoding potassium-transporting ATPase subunit KdpA, translating into MTANAFLQAGLYVVVLLALAWPLGHYMARVFEGKLPMFVRWLAPLERGLYRLAGVSPQDEMDWRRYAVAVLLFNAAGLFVVYALQRVQVWLPFNPQGLANVPADLAFNTAVSFATNTNWQSYSGEVVMSYFTQMLALTVQNFVSAATGIAVLLALVRGFVRRETGDLGNFWVDLTRSTVYLLLPLSLILAVILVGQGVVQTFSPYKEVARVEATAYDEPVVDASGAAVLDKNGKPVTKAAQASTQTLALGPAASQIAIKQLGTNGGGFFGVNSAHPFENPTPLTNFLEMLAILLIPAALCFTFGRMVRDERQGFALLATMTIILVALMAVCIGAEQSGNPMFDRMGLATAASDAQSGGNMEGKETRFGIVNSAIWATVTTAASNGSVNAMHDSLTPLGGLVPMWLMQLGEVIFGGVGSGLYGLIVFAIVAVFIAGLMIGRTPEYLGKKIESFEVKVSAVAILVPSAAVLIGTAIAVLVDPGKSVVANPGTHGYSEILYAFSSAANNNGSAFAGLGTNNFFYNLALGLCMLFGRFWVIVAVLGIAGSLAAKKLVPVSSGTLPTHTPMFVGLLICTVVIVGALTFLPALALGPIVEHLQMIATR; encoded by the coding sequence ATGACAGCCAATGCCTTTCTGCAGGCAGGGCTCTACGTTGTTGTACTGCTGGCACTTGCCTGGCCGCTGGGCCACTACATGGCCCGCGTCTTCGAGGGCAAGCTGCCGATGTTCGTGCGCTGGCTCGCCCCGCTCGAACGCGGCCTCTACCGCCTTGCAGGCGTGTCACCCCAAGACGAAATGGACTGGCGCCGCTACGCAGTCGCCGTGCTGCTCTTCAATGCAGCCGGCCTGTTCGTCGTCTACGCGCTGCAACGCGTGCAGGTCTGGCTACCGTTCAACCCGCAGGGGCTCGCCAACGTGCCGGCCGACCTCGCGTTCAACACCGCAGTGAGCTTCGCCACCAACACCAACTGGCAGAGCTACAGCGGCGAAGTGGTCATGTCCTACTTCACGCAGATGCTGGCGCTGACGGTGCAGAACTTCGTTTCCGCCGCGACCGGCATCGCCGTGCTGCTGGCGCTGGTACGCGGCTTCGTGCGCCGCGAGACCGGTGACCTGGGCAACTTCTGGGTCGATCTGACCCGTTCCACCGTGTACCTGCTGCTGCCGCTGTCGCTGATCCTCGCGGTCATCCTTGTCGGCCAGGGTGTGGTGCAGACCTTCTCGCCGTACAAGGAAGTCGCGCGGGTTGAAGCTACGGCTTACGACGAGCCGGTCGTCGATGCATCCGGCGCCGCGGTGCTCGACAAGAACGGCAAGCCCGTCACCAAAGCAGCGCAAGCCAGCACCCAGACGCTGGCGCTCGGGCCGGCCGCATCGCAGATCGCGATCAAGCAACTCGGCACGAATGGTGGCGGCTTCTTTGGCGTGAATTCCGCGCACCCGTTCGAGAACCCGACACCGTTGACCAACTTCCTCGAAATGCTGGCGATCCTGCTGATCCCCGCGGCGCTGTGCTTCACGTTCGGCCGCATGGTGCGTGACGAGCGTCAGGGCTTCGCCCTGCTCGCCACGATGACGATCATCCTCGTCGCGCTGATGGCAGTCTGTATCGGCGCCGAGCAGAGCGGCAACCCGATGTTCGACAGGATGGGGCTCGCTACCGCGGCGTCCGACGCGCAATCCGGCGGCAACATGGAAGGCAAGGAAACCCGCTTCGGGATCGTCAATTCCGCGATATGGGCAACGGTGACCACGGCGGCTTCGAACGGCTCGGTCAATGCGATGCACGATTCGCTGACGCCACTCGGCGGCCTGGTGCCGATGTGGCTGATGCAACTGGGCGAAGTGATCTTTGGCGGCGTCGGCTCGGGCCTCTACGGGCTGATCGTCTTCGCCATCGTCGCGGTGTTCATTGCCGGCCTGATGATTGGCCGCACGCCCGAATATCTCGGCAAGAAGATCGAATCCTTCGAGGTCAAGGTGTCGGCCGTCGCGATCCTCGTGCCGTCTGCGGCGGTGCTGATCGGTACCGCAATCGCAGTGCTCGTCGACCCCGGCAAGTCTGTCGTCGCCAATCCGGGCACGCACGGGTATTCGGAAATCCTCTACGCCTTCTCGTCGGCGGCCAACAACAACGGTAGTGCCTTCGCCGGTCTGGGCACCAACAACTTCTTCTACAACCTCGCGCTGGGGCTGTGCATGCTCTTCGGGCGCTTCTGGGTAATCGTGGCGGTACTCGGCATTGCCGGTTCGCTGGCCGCGAAGAAGCTCGTCCCGGTGTCGAGCGGCACCTTGCCCACCCACACGCCAATGTTCGTCGGCCTGCTGATTTGCACCGTAGTGATCGTCGGCGCGCTGACCTTCCTGCCCGCGCTCGCGCTTGGACCGATCGTCGAGCATCTTCAGATGATCGCAACGCGCTGA
- the kdpB gene encoding potassium-transporting ATPase subunit KdpB, producing the protein MKETLSMFDRTLVTEAVVESFKRLGPRAQLRNPVMFVVWLGSILTTGLFVEALRGEGEAPAGFIFAIALWLWFTVLFANFAEAIAEGRGKAQAAALRGLRKTVWAKKLLEPRYGAKTHLTPSEDLRKGDVVLVSAGDTLPGDGMVIEGVASVDESAITGESAPVIREAGGDFSAVTGGTRVLSDWLVVRIEANPGETFLDRMIAMVEGAQRKKTPNEIALTILLVMFTLVFLLAVATLLPLSVFSVEATGAGTVVTVTALTALLVCLIPTTIGGLLSAIGVAGMGRMMAKKVIATSGRAVEAAGDVDVLLLDKTGTITLGNRQASAFVAAPGVTDKQLAEAALMSSLADETPEGRSIVVLAKEKLSTRGRDISADGAVFIHFSAHTRMSGIDWNGRSIRKGAAEAVRTHVESLGGSMPREITHAVEDIGRRGSTPLVVAEGTRVLGVVELKDIVKGGIKERFAELRQMGIKTVMITGDNRLTAAAIAAEAGVDDFLAEATPEAKLRLIREYQKDGRLVAMTGDGTNDAPALAQADVAVAMNSGTQAAKEAGNMVDLDSNPTKLIEIVETGKQMLMTRGSLTTFSIANDVAKYFAIIPAMFVATYPQLGALNVMGLATPNSAILSAVIFNALIIVALIPLALKGVAYRPLGAAALLRRNLAIYGLGGLIVPFIGIKAIDLILVGLHLA; encoded by the coding sequence ATGAAAGAAACCCTTTCGATGTTTGACCGCACGCTCGTGACCGAGGCGGTGGTTGAATCCTTCAAACGCCTTGGCCCGCGCGCGCAACTGCGCAACCCGGTGATGTTCGTGGTGTGGCTGGGCAGCATCCTGACCACCGGGCTGTTTGTCGAGGCGCTGCGCGGTGAAGGCGAAGCCCCCGCCGGATTCATCTTCGCGATCGCGCTGTGGTTGTGGTTCACCGTGCTCTTTGCCAACTTTGCCGAAGCGATCGCCGAAGGCCGCGGCAAGGCACAGGCCGCCGCGCTGCGCGGTCTGCGCAAGACCGTATGGGCGAAGAAACTGCTTGAACCCCGCTACGGTGCCAAAACACATCTCACGCCTTCGGAAGACCTGCGCAAAGGCGATGTGGTACTGGTGTCGGCCGGTGACACCCTTCCGGGCGATGGCATGGTGATCGAGGGCGTCGCCTCGGTGGATGAATCGGCCATCACCGGCGAATCCGCACCGGTGATCCGTGAAGCCGGCGGCGATTTCTCGGCCGTGACCGGTGGCACCCGTGTACTGTCGGACTGGCTGGTGGTACGCATCGAGGCGAATCCCGGCGAGACCTTTCTCGACCGCATGATCGCAATGGTCGAGGGCGCACAGCGCAAGAAGACACCAAACGAGATCGCGCTGACGATCCTGCTGGTGATGTTCACGCTGGTCTTCTTGCTGGCGGTGGCCACGCTGCTGCCCCTGTCGGTGTTCTCGGTCGAAGCAACCGGCGCGGGCACGGTGGTCACCGTCACGGCGCTGACGGCCCTGCTCGTCTGCCTCATCCCGACCACCATCGGCGGCCTGCTGTCTGCGATTGGTGTCGCTGGCATGGGCCGCATGATGGCAAAGAAGGTCATCGCCACCTCGGGCCGCGCTGTGGAAGCCGCCGGCGACGTCGATGTGCTGTTGCTGGACAAGACCGGCACGATCACGCTGGGCAATCGCCAGGCAAGCGCCTTCGTCGCCGCACCGGGCGTCACCGACAAGCAACTTGCCGAAGCCGCGCTGATGAGCTCTCTGGCCGACGAAACGCCTGAGGGCCGCTCCATCGTCGTACTCGCCAAGGAGAAGTTGAGCACGCGGGGTCGCGACATCAGTGCCGACGGTGCCGTCTTCATCCATTTTTCGGCCCACACCCGCATGAGCGGCATCGACTGGAACGGACGCTCGATCCGCAAGGGCGCCGCGGAAGCCGTGCGTACGCATGTCGAATCGCTGGGTGGCTCGATGCCGCGCGAAATCACGCACGCGGTCGAGGACATCGGCCGGCGTGGTTCGACACCGCTCGTGGTCGCCGAAGGCACGCGCGTGTTGGGTGTCGTCGAGCTCAAGGACATCGTCAAGGGCGGCATCAAGGAGCGTTTCGCCGAGCTGCGCCAGATGGGCATCAAGACGGTGATGATCACCGGCGACAACCGGCTCACCGCCGCGGCCATTGCGGCCGAAGCCGGCGTCGACGACTTCCTCGCCGAAGCGACGCCGGAAGCCAAGCTCAGGCTGATCCGCGAGTACCAGAAAGACGGCCGTCTGGTCGCCATGACGGGTGACGGCACCAACGACGCCCCCGCGCTGGCGCAAGCCGACGTTGCAGTCGCGATGAACAGCGGCACGCAGGCCGCGAAGGAGGCCGGCAACATGGTCGATCTGGATTCGAACCCGACCAAGTTGATCGAGATCGTCGAAACCGGCAAGCAGATGCTGATGACGCGCGGCTCGCTGACCACTTTCTCGATCGCCAACGACGTCGCCAAGTACTTCGCGATCATCCCGGCGATGTTCGTCGCCACGTACCCGCAACTGGGCGCACTGAACGTGATGGGGCTCGCCACGCCGAACTCAGCGATCCTGTCGGCGGTGATCTTCAACGCGCTGATCATCGTCGCGCTGATCCCGCTAGCCCTCAAGGGCGTCGCCTATCGCCCGCTCGGCGCCGCCGCGCTGTTGCGCCGCAACCTCGCGATCTATGGCCTTGGCGGCCTGATCGTGCCCTTCATCGGCATCAAGGCCATCGACCTGATCCTGGTCGGGCTGCATCTGGCCTGA
- the kdpC gene encoding potassium-transporting ATPase subunit KdpC has product MLKELRPALVLLGAFTLITGALYPAAVTGIAKLAFPKQAEGSVILRSGKPVGSILIGQTFTSPKYFWSRPSATSPMPHNAASGNGSNQGPLNPALTEAVKARIEALKASDPQQHDPIPVDLVTTSGSGLDPHISPAAAAWQAPRVARERGLDRARVDALIAQHTQGRQLGVLGEPRVNVLMLNLALDALKY; this is encoded by the coding sequence ATGCTGAAAGAACTCCGCCCCGCATTGGTGTTGCTTGGCGCCTTTACCCTGATCACCGGCGCGCTCTACCCCGCCGCCGTTACCGGCATCGCGAAGCTCGCGTTCCCGAAGCAAGCTGAAGGCAGCGTGATCCTGCGTAGCGGCAAACCAGTCGGCTCGATACTGATCGGCCAGACCTTCACTTCCCCGAAGTACTTCTGGAGCCGCCCGTCCGCCACCAGCCCGATGCCGCACAACGCGGCGTCTGGAAACGGTTCGAACCAGGGCCCGCTGAATCCGGCGCTGACCGAAGCGGTCAAGGCGCGCATCGAGGCCTTAAAAGCGTCCGACCCGCAACAGCACGACCCGATCCCGGTGGACCTTGTGACCACATCCGGCAGCGGCCTCGACCCGCACATCAGCCCGGCCGCCGCCGCGTGGCAGGCGCCGCGCGTGGCCCGCGAACGCGGCCTGGACCGCGCTCGGGTCGATGCACTGATCGCGCAGCACACACAAGGACGCCAGCTCGGCGTGCTCGGCGAACCGCGCGTCAATGTGCTGATGCTGAATCTCGCGCTCGATGCGCTCAAATATTGA
- a CDS encoding DUF4118 domain-containing protein: MTDDRPDPDELLASIEAEAQKARRGKLRIFFGASPGVGKTYAMLTAAQQLQAQGVDLVVGVVETHGREETARLMQGLEVLPRRTIDYRGHTLNEFDLDAALARKPDLILVDELAHTNAPQSRHPKRWQDVHELIEAGIDVFSTINVQHLDSVSDVVASITGIRVFETVPDHVFDDADEIVLVDLTPEELLQRMREGKVYLPQQAERAVQNFFRKGNLLALRELALRRTADRVDEDVRIYRRERAVSRIWKTGDTLLVCIGADGVGERLIRTAARMATELGAPWAAIYVETPALQRIDPAIRQRTLKALNQAESLGARVAVLAGEDAAEVAAQYARQENIGRIVVGRRRTRRVLWRPGFGERLADKVPEIDLLQLGRDQPREIPGAYARDAVKTIADPQVVKRYAVTAAAVVAVTVLATPLRARLDLANIVMLFLLAVLFSGVKLGRGPAVFAAFLSVAFFDFFFVPPRLSFAVSDVQYLVTFSVMLATGLISGQLAAGLRFQATVAENREGRARALYEMARELSAALTTEQIIEISKRYMERAIEGEVTLLLPDREDRIRLAPDLAAKGLDDGVAQWALDHGEEAGAGTATLPANRALYLPLRAPMRVRGVMAVSPRDGTLAPSPEQRQLVATSAALIAIALERVHYIEVAQHALLQMESERMRNSLLAALSHDLRTPLTALVGLSDTLAINPPRDLAERSAIEGAIREQAHRTSTLVENLLDMAKLQAGGIKLRKQWQPVSEVIASALDSRAELLRDHTVRIELPEDLPFLEFDAVLLERVFTNLFENAAKYTPPGSQILVRAFPTEDTDGHRVVELSVADNGPGVPPGREAWLFEKFTRGTEESSIAGVGLGLAIVRAIVEAHGGKVRAENRPSGGACFTLTLPAGDPPELTELPDA; the protein is encoded by the coding sequence ATGACCGACGACCGACCCGACCCGGACGAGCTGCTTGCCAGTATTGAAGCCGAAGCGCAGAAGGCCCGGCGCGGCAAGCTGCGCATCTTCTTCGGCGCGAGTCCCGGTGTCGGGAAGACCTACGCGATGCTCACGGCCGCGCAGCAACTGCAGGCGCAAGGCGTCGATCTGGTGGTCGGCGTGGTCGAGACCCACGGCCGCGAAGAGACCGCCCGCCTGATGCAGGGGCTGGAAGTACTGCCCCGCCGCACCATCGATTACCGCGGCCACACGCTGAACGAGTTCGACCTCGATGCCGCGCTGGCCCGCAAGCCCGACCTGATCCTGGTGGACGAACTCGCGCACACCAACGCGCCGCAGTCGCGCCATCCCAAGCGCTGGCAGGACGTCCATGAACTGATCGAGGCGGGCATCGATGTCTTCTCGACGATCAACGTCCAGCATCTGGACAGCGTCAGCGACGTGGTGGCCAGCATCACCGGCATCCGGGTGTTCGAAACCGTGCCCGACCACGTCTTCGACGATGCGGACGAGATCGTGCTGGTGGACCTGACGCCGGAAGAGCTGCTGCAACGCATGCGCGAGGGCAAGGTCTATCTGCCCCAGCAGGCTGAGCGCGCGGTGCAGAACTTCTTCCGCAAGGGCAACCTGCTTGCCCTGCGCGAGCTGGCCCTGCGACGCACGGCGGACCGCGTCGACGAAGATGTCCGCATCTACCGCAGGGAGCGCGCCGTCAGCCGGATCTGGAAGACCGGCGACACGCTTCTGGTGTGCATCGGTGCCGATGGTGTCGGCGAGCGGTTGATCCGCACCGCTGCGCGCATGGCAACCGAGCTGGGCGCACCGTGGGCGGCGATTTATGTCGAAACACCCGCCCTGCAACGCATCGACCCCGCGATCCGGCAACGCACGCTGAAGGCACTGAATCAGGCTGAATCACTCGGCGCACGAGTGGCGGTGCTGGCCGGTGAAGATGCCGCCGAGGTGGCCGCGCAATACGCTCGGCAGGAGAACATCGGCCGCATCGTGGTCGGGCGACGACGCACCCGCAGGGTGCTGTGGCGGCCAGGGTTCGGCGAACGTCTCGCTGACAAGGTGCCCGAGATCGACCTCCTGCAGCTGGGACGCGACCAGCCTCGCGAAATCCCCGGGGCTTACGCGCGGGATGCAGTCAAGACGATTGCCGATCCGCAAGTCGTCAAGCGCTATGCCGTCACCGCAGCGGCAGTGGTCGCGGTGACGGTGCTCGCCACACCGCTGCGCGCCAGGCTGGACCTTGCGAACATCGTGATGCTGTTCCTGCTCGCAGTGTTGTTTTCCGGGGTGAAACTCGGACGCGGACCCGCGGTGTTTGCGGCCTTCCTGTCGGTGGCCTTCTTCGACTTTTTCTTCGTCCCGCCGCGCCTGTCCTTCGCCGTCAGCGACGTTCAGTATCTGGTGACGTTTTCGGTGATGCTGGCGACCGGATTGATTTCCGGCCAACTCGCAGCCGGGCTGCGCTTCCAGGCGACCGTCGCGGAGAACCGCGAAGGGCGCGCTCGCGCGCTGTACGAAATGGCGCGTGAGCTATCCGCTGCGCTGACCACAGAGCAGATCATCGAGATATCGAAACGCTACATGGAGCGCGCCATTGAGGGCGAAGTCACCTTGCTGCTACCCGACCGGGAGGACCGCATCCGCCTCGCCCCGGACCTTGCGGCAAAGGGGCTTGATGACGGCGTCGCCCAGTGGGCGCTGGACCATGGCGAAGAAGCGGGGGCGGGTACCGCGACCTTGCCGGCCAACCGCGCGCTGTATCTTCCGCTGCGCGCGCCGATGCGGGTGCGCGGGGTCATGGCGGTGAGCCCACGCGACGGCACCTTGGCGCCCTCCCCCGAACAACGGCAACTGGTTGCGACGAGCGCAGCGCTGATTGCGATCGCCCTAGAGCGTGTCCATTACATCGAGGTCGCGCAGCACGCGTTGCTGCAGATGGAATCGGAGCGGATGCGCAACTCCCTGCTCGCGGCGCTATCGCATGACCTGCGCACGCCCCTGACCGCGTTGGTGGGCTTGTCAGACACGCTTGCCATCAACCCGCCTCGGGATCTGGCCGAGCGCAGCGCGATCGAAGGTGCAATCCGGGAACAGGCGCATCGGACCAGTACCCTCGTCGAGAACCTGCTCGACATGGCGAAGCTGCAAGCCGGGGGCATCAAGCTTCGCAAGCAGTGGCAACCAGTGAGCGAGGTCATCGCCTCAGCGCTGGATTCGCGCGCCGAACTGCTGCGCGATCACACGGTGCGGATCGAACTGCCGGAAGACCTCCCCTTCCTGGAGTTCGACGCGGTGTTGCTCGAACGGGTGTTCACCAATCTGTTCGAGAATGCCGCCAAGTACACCCCGCCCGGCAGCCAGATCCTTGTGCGGGCGTTTCCGACGGAAGATACCGACGGGCACCGCGTCGTCGAACTTAGTGTCGCCGACAACGGGCCCGGCGTGCCGCCCGGCCGGGAAGCCTGGCTCTTCGAGAAATTCACCCGCGGCACCGAAGAATCATCGATCGCCGGCGTCGGATTGGGCCTTGCGATCGTGCGGGCCATCGTCGAGGCGCATGGCGGCAAGGTGCGCGCCGAGAACAGACCCAGCGGTGGCGCCTGCTTTACGCTCACCCTCCCTGCCGGTGACCCACCGGAACTTACCGAGTTACCCGATGCGTGA
- a CDS encoding response regulator, which translates to MRDPEAAGAIHILVIEDDPQIRRFVRVALEGEGLQVSESDTARRGLIDAATRRPDLLVLDLGLPDLDGIDVIRDLRTWSNAPVLVLSARTDEADKVAALDAGADDYLTKPFGVPELLARIRALKRRIVRVAEPEGAEIRFGEIRLDLARREVTRAGTAIHLTPIEYRLLALLASNAGRVLTQRQLLKDVWGPGHMEDGHYLRVFIANLRKKLEADPLRPTYIKTETGVGYRLMLDAPR; encoded by the coding sequence ATGCGTGACCCCGAAGCCGCCGGCGCCATCCATATCCTGGTGATCGAAGACGATCCCCAGATCCGACGCTTCGTGCGCGTCGCACTTGAAGGCGAAGGCCTCCAGGTCAGCGAAAGCGACACCGCGCGACGAGGCCTGATCGATGCCGCGACGCGACGCCCGGATCTGCTGGTTCTTGATCTGGGCTTGCCGGACCTCGACGGTATCGACGTGATTCGTGACCTGCGCACCTGGTCGAACGCGCCGGTGCTGGTGCTGTCTGCCCGCACCGACGAGGCCGACAAGGTGGCAGCCCTGGACGCAGGCGCCGATGACTACCTGACCAAACCTTTCGGCGTACCGGAACTGCTCGCACGCATTCGCGCGCTGAAACGCCGCATTGTCCGAGTCGCGGAACCGGAAGGCGCCGAAATCCGCTTCGGCGAGATCCGCCTCGACCTTGCGCGGCGTGAGGTCACCCGCGCAGGCACGGCCATCCACCTCACTCCGATCGAGTACCGTCTGCTGGCGCTGCTCGCCTCCAATGCCGGCCGCGTGTTGACGCAGCGCCAGTTGCTGAAGGACGTATGGGGCCCGGGCCACATGGAAGACGGCCATTATCTGCGGGTCTTCATCGCCAATCTCCGTAAGAAGCTGGAAGCGGACCCGCTACGTCCAACCTACATCAAGACCGAAACCGGCGTCGGTTACCGGCTGATGCTCGACGCGCCGCGCTAG
- a CDS encoding YgiQ family radical SAM protein — translation MSRAEMDALGWDVCDIILVTGDAYIDHPSFGMALIGRALEAQGFRVGIIAQPDWTSAEPFRALGRPALFFGVTAGNMDSMINRYTADRKIRSDDAYTPHAEAGKRPDRAVTVYAQRAREAYPDANIVIGSIEASLRRIAHYDYWSDKVRRSVLPDSKADLLIFGSAERAVIDLAHRLAAGEAIENIRDLRGTAFMVKRGWKPAEDWVEQDSTDLDRPGRIDPHPDPYAMEPQQTASAPNADGSMPVRIVPAAERVAARKAQRAKTVIRLPAFEQVKDDAVLYAHTSRVFHLESNPGNARALVQGHGDRDVWLNPPPVPLTTEEMDWVFDQPYARAPHPIYGDAHIPAWEMIRFSINIMRGCFGGCTFCSITEHEGRIIQSRSHESILKEIEEIRDKIPEFRGHITDLGGPTANMYRMACKDPKIESSCRRLSCVYPGICENLNTDHTSLIELYRKARRIPGVKKITIGSGLRYDLAVRSPEYVKELVTHHVSGLLKIAPEHTEENTLSKMMKPGIGTYDKFKRLFDKFSNEAGKKQHLVPYFIAAHPGSTDEDMLNLALWLKANDFRPDQVQTFTPTPLAMATAMYHTRRNPLRKVSRDSEIVETARSGVQRKLHKALLRYHDPAGHELIRDYLHSIGRDDLIGNGPHHLVPRAAPARLQRGANKPRAGSDFVHAITPNSRPKSAAGNKPGAPRPVAARPAAGAAKPRTAPRKPGRPR, via the coding sequence ATGAGCCGCGCCGAAATGGACGCGCTGGGCTGGGACGTGTGCGACATCATCCTGGTGACCGGCGACGCCTACATCGACCACCCGAGCTTCGGCATGGCGCTGATCGGTCGCGCGCTGGAAGCGCAGGGCTTCCGCGTCGGCATCATCGCGCAGCCGGACTGGACCTCGGCCGAGCCTTTCCGGGCGCTGGGCCGACCGGCGCTGTTCTTCGGCGTGACCGCCGGGAACATGGATTCGATGATCAACCGCTACACCGCCGACCGGAAGATCCGCTCGGACGACGCCTACACGCCGCACGCCGAAGCCGGCAAGCGGCCCGACCGTGCGGTGACGGTGTATGCGCAGCGCGCGCGAGAGGCCTACCCCGACGCGAACATCGTGATCGGCTCGATCGAGGCGAGCCTGCGCCGCATCGCGCACTACGACTACTGGTCGGACAAGGTGCGCCGCTCGGTGCTGCCGGATTCGAAAGCCGACCTGCTGATCTTCGGCAGCGCTGAACGCGCCGTCATCGACCTTGCGCATCGCCTCGCCGCCGGTGAGGCGATCGAGAACATCCGCGACCTGCGCGGCACCGCCTTCATGGTCAAGCGCGGCTGGAAGCCTGCGGAAGACTGGGTCGAGCAGGACTCAACCGATCTGGACCGCCCCGGCCGCATCGACCCGCACCCGGATCCCTACGCGATGGAACCGCAGCAGACGGCGAGCGCCCCGAACGCCGATGGTTCGATGCCGGTGCGCATCGTGCCGGCAGCCGAGCGCGTCGCGGCCCGCAAGGCGCAGCGCGCCAAAACGGTGATCCGCCTGCCGGCCTTCGAGCAGGTGAAGGACGACGCGGTGCTGTACGCCCACACCTCGCGCGTGTTCCACCTCGAATCCAACCCCGGCAACGCGCGTGCGCTGGTGCAGGGTCATGGGGACCGCGACGTGTGGCTAAACCCGCCGCCGGTGCCGCTGACCACCGAGGAGATGGACTGGGTCTTCGATCAGCCCTACGCCCGCGCACCGCACCCGATATACGGCGATGCGCACATCCCGGCGTGGGAGATGATCCGCTTCTCGATCAACATCATGCGCGGCTGCTTCGGCGGCTGCACCTTCTGCTCGATCACCGAGCACGAGGGCCGCATCATCCAGAGCCGCTCCCACGAGTCGATCCTCAAGGAAATCGAGGAGATCCGCGACAAGATCCCCGAGTTCCGTGGCCACATCACCGATCTGGGCGGCCCGACGGCCAACATGTACCGCATGGCCTGCAAGGACCCGAAGATCGAGTCTTCGTGCCGGCGCCTCTCATGCGTGTACCCGGGCATCTGCGAGAACCTGAACACCGACCACACGTCGCTCATCGAGCTCTACCGCAAGGCGCGGCGGATTCCGGGCGTCAAGAAGATCACCATCGGCTCGGGCCTGCGTTATGACCTCGCGGTGCGCTCACCGGAGTACGTGAAGGAGCTGGTGACGCACCACGTCAGCGGGCTTCTGAAGATTGCGCCGGAACACACCGAAGAGAACACGCTGTCGAAGATGATGAAGCCGGGCATCGGCACCTACGACAAGTTCAAGCGCCTGTTCGACAAGTTCTCGAACGAGGCCGGCAAGAAGCAGCACCTCGTGCCCTACTTCATCGCCGCCCACCCCGGCTCCACCGACGAGGACATGCTGAACCTCGCGCTGTGGTTGAAGGCCAACGACTTCCGCCCGGACCAGGTGCAGACCTTCACGCCGACGCCGCTGGCGATGGCGACCGCGATGTACCACACGCGCAGGAACCCCTTGCGCAAGGTCAGTCGCGATTCGGAGATCGTCGAGACCGCGCGCTCCGGTGTGCAGCGCAAGCTGCACAAGGCGTTGCTGCGTTACCACGACCCGGCCGGACATGAGCTGATCCGCGATTACCTGCATTCGATCGGGCGCGACGACCTGATCGGCAACGGCCCTCACCATCTGGTGCCGCGTGCCGCACCAGCCCGCTTGCAACGCGGCGCGAACAAGCCTCGCGCGGGCAGTGACTTCGTCCACGCAATCACACCGAACAGCCGACCGAAGTCCGCTGCCGGCAACAAACCGGGGGCGCCGCGACCGGTAGCAGCGCGCCCTGCGGCAGGCGCGGCAAAACCGCGCACGGCACCACGAAAGCCCGGTCGCCCGCGCTGA
- a CDS encoding YkgJ family cysteine cluster protein produces the protein MSTSTERNPCLACGACCAHFRVSFYWSEASAKGLPESLTEQINPFFACMAGTNDPVAPRCVALGGTVGAQVACTVYEQRPEACKEVEAGDDKCNRARARHGLPPLAPSAA, from the coding sequence ATGAGTACCAGCACCGAAAGAAACCCCTGCCTCGCCTGCGGCGCTTGCTGCGCGCATTTCCGCGTCTCGTTCTACTGGTCTGAAGCCAGCGCCAAGGGCCTGCCCGAGTCGCTGACCGAGCAGATCAACCCGTTCTTCGCCTGCATGGCTGGCACCAATGATCCCGTCGCGCCACGCTGCGTTGCGCTTGGCGGAACCGTTGGCGCGCAGGTCGCCTGCACGGTCTACGAGCAGCGCCCGGAGGCCTGCAAGGAAGTCGAAGCCGGCGACGACAAGTGCAACCGCGCCCGCGCGCGGCACGGCCTCCCGCCGTTGGCACCCAGCGCTGCCTGA